The Neodiprion virginianus isolate iyNeoVirg1 chromosome 5, iyNeoVirg1.1, whole genome shotgun sequence genome contains a region encoding:
- the LOC124305703 gene encoding uncharacterized protein LOC124305703 produces the protein MADFDPDNCVKLFKFNDSRTSGSTDPKSVVIIPIRDQNILQTTVDVDSRGWEITTDKSCAFPEDCVNILLKFRMQLEELFNDCGDTMSTAAVLWKDISCRVRDRGFPVTDNQCLAIWNTLYSEYVNLTQIDDENELSKSAFFAIFEDFYKLRSKYVDSKILQDVTEYSSMRSNSSPTSSNTVAPAENNSDNEAAVKVKTGKTSLEFGEDLSVTTSEDDPNHQMLTESMNVAEKILDKNIKDSETQRKKAKPDKRRSKAHSNVRKRKLSSQNPSWRYGDNSNHMRSEANEAKAENTDSDVGSTFISSLHEKNNCKKAKIPTEDESLCSNQATLRYPWNVDSTQCLVDLRLLIESDKQKKQIILRVYRSIYKFISQKMFLHGYQVSAIQCRRRWGHVMSQYSEEAKTALKKISDNQKLDTVGRYFWQMDRVLKKSGIDKLKRRPDEAAEFFWNDESVRTLIGIRIPMEDAFAMFKRYVILWQYVASQMQKNNFSPTYSECSVKWMELRECYEIYLLSISRGYIKKDEVDWDYFQDMHSGFERNTQSIKTIINYPTMNDSMENQQSMPNEFKEKLVDNSTSSRLHDCPAKIETDNGFQEFEAAEGDRKIIGRNETICIEDMASSKQEREGGQDLSVIFVANKIPEHELLCIQQSSRKTFSVLREIP, from the coding sequence ATGGCAGACTTCGATCCAGACAACTGtgtcaaattattcaaattcaatgaCAGCCGAACCTCAGGTTCAACAGACCCCAAGAGTGTCGTCATCATTCCTATCAGGgatcaaaatattttgcaaacgACTGTCGACGTGGATAGCAGAGGTTGGGAAATTACAACAGACAAAAGCTGTGCTTTTCCCGAAGATTGTGTCAACATTTTGCTCAAGTTCCGAATGCAGTTGGAAGAATTGTTCAACGATTGCGGTGATACTATGAGCACAGCTGCAGTTCTATGGAAAGATATTTCATGTCGGGTTCGCGACAGGGGTTTCCCAGTTACGGACAATCAATGCTTGGCCATATGGAATACTCTTTACTCAGAGTACGTAAACCTTACtcaaattgacgatgaaaACGAGCTATCGAAATCAGCGTTCTTCGCCATATTTGAAGATTTCTATAAACTCAGGTCGAAGTACGTGGATTCAAAAATACTGCAAGATGTGACTGAGTACTCGAGCATGAGATCCAATTCTAGTCCAACTTCTAGTAATACTGTTGCCCCAGCGGAGAATAATTCCGACAATGAGGCAGCGGTAAAAGTTAAGACTGGAAAGACAAGCCTTGAATTTGGAGAAGATTTATCAGTTACAACTAGTGAGGATGATCCTAATCACCAAATGTTGACCGAGTCGATGAATGTAGCTGAGAAAATTCTGGACAAAAACATCAAAGATTCAGAGACACAGAGGAAAAAGGCAAAACCTGATAAGAGACGATCCAAAGCTCATAGTAATGTGAGAAAACGGAAGTTGAGTTCGCAAAATCCATCGTGGAGGTATGGTGACAATTCGAATCACATGAGAAGTGAAGCTAACGAAGCTAAGGCTGAAAACACAGACTCAGATGTTGGAAGTACATTCATATCGTCTTTGCATGAAAAGAATAATTGCAAGAAGGCCAAAATCCCAACCGAAGACGAGAGTTTATGTAGTAATCAAGCAACTTTGCGCTATCCCTGGAACGTTGATTCGACACAGTGTTTGGTCGACCTGAGATTGCTCATCGAAAGTGACAAACAGAAAAAACAGATTATACTACGAGTGTACAGAAGCATATACAAGTTTATCAGCCAGAAGATGTTTCTGCATGGTTACCAAGTATCGGCGATACAATGTAGACGAAGATGGGGCCACGTGATGAGTCAGTACAGCGAAGAAGCAAAAACCGCACTAAAAAAGATCTCCGATAATCAAAAGCTCGACACGGTGGGCAGATACTTTTGGCAAATGGAtagagttttgaaaaaatcagggatcgataaattgaaaagaagGCCTGATGAAGCGGCGGAATTTTTCTGGAACGATGAATCGGTCAGAACTCTGATCGGCATAAGAATTCCTATGGAAGACGCCTTTGCCATGTTCAAGAGATACGTTATCTTGTGGCAATACGTCGCATCACAGATGCagaagaacaatttttcaccgactTACAGCGAGTGCTCGGTCAAATGGATGGAACTCCGCGAATGCTATGAAATTTATCTCTTGTCTATAAGCCGCGGATACATTAAAAAAGACGAAGTCGATTGGGACTATTTTCAAGACATGCACAGCGGATTCGAAAGGAACACTCAGAGCATCAAAACGATAATAAACTACCCGACGATGAACGACAGTATGGAAAATCAGCAGTCAATGCCGAATGAATTCAAAGAGAAACTCGTTGATAATTCAACTTCTTCTAGACTGCATGACTGTCCGGCTAAAATTGAAACTGACAATGGTTTTCAAGAGTTCGAAGCTGCAGAGGgtgatcgaaaaattataggCAGGAACGAAACTATCTGCATTGAAGACATGGCATCGTCAAAACAGGAAAGAGAAGGAGGTCAAGATTTGTCTGTAATTTTTGTTGCGAATAAAATTCCGGAACATGAATTGCTCTGTATTCAACAGTCATCGAGAAAAACTTTCTCGGTACTTCGGGAAATTCCATAA